The sequence TTTTAGAAAACACAGCATCTGACTCCTTTGCTTGATGTTGATACAAAGTGCTGTTTTTAATCCATCGCTTTCAATTCTAAGACCATATCGCGGATTTGGGCAGCCAGTTCAAAATCAAGCAGTTCAGCTGCTTCTTGCATTTGTTTTTGCAGTTTCTTGATGGCTTCTTGGCGTTCAGATTTGGTCATTGCATTATAATCCACAGCCTCCTCAGCCACTTCAGAGTCATTTGCTTTTGTAATCGCAATAAGATCGCGGATATCTTTTTTGATGGTTTGTGGAATGATACCATGCTCTTCATTGTAAGCCATTTGGATTTGGCGGCGGCGGTGGGTCTCATCAATAGCGCGACGCATGGACTGTGTCACAGTATCAGCATACATAATAACATGTCCTTGACTGTTGCGTGCAGCCCGTCCAATGGTTTGGATAAGACCGCGCTCATTACGAAGGAAACCTTCCTTATCCGCATCGAGAATGGCAACCAGACTAACCTCTGGCACATCAATCCCTTCGCGCAGCAAATTGATTCCGATAAGAACATCAAAGACACCTAAACGCAGGTCGCGGATAATTTCAGTACGTTCCAGAGTCTTGATGTCAGAATGCATGTACTTGACCTTGACACCCATTTCCTTGAGGTAGTCAGTCAAATCTTCCGCCATTTTCTTGGTTAAGGTTGTAATAAAGGTCCGCTCGCCCTTATCAGCACGCGTATTGATTTCACCCAGCAAGTCATCCATTTGTCCCATGGTTGGCCGAACTTCTACTTCTGGGTCCAAGAGACCAGTCGGACGGATAATTTGCTCAATAACCGTGTCCGTCTGCTCCATCTCATAGTCACCCGGTGTTGCTGAAACATAGACAATCTGATGGACATGGCTTTCAAATTCTTCTCGGCGCAGCGGTCGATTATCCAGTGCACTTGGCAGACGAAAACCATAGTTGACCAACATCTCCTTGCGCGATCGGTCACCATTATACATACCTTTAATCTGCCCCATAGTCATGTGACTTTCATCGATCATGATGAGGAAATCCTCTGGAAAAAAGTCAAGAAGTGTATAAGGCGGCTCGCCTTCACTGCGACCATCCATATGACGTGAATAGTTTTCAACGCCGCTAGTATAGCCCATCTCCCGCAGCATTTCCACATCATACTCTGTTCTTTGGCGAATGCGCTGTGCTTCAATC comes from Streptococcus troglodytae and encodes:
- the uvrB gene encoding excinuclease ABC subunit UvrB; translation: MIDRKDNNQFHLVSKYEPSGDQPEAIEALVDNIEGGEKAQILKGATGTGKTYTMSQVIQKVNKPTLVIAHNKTLAGQLYGEFKEFFPDNAVEYFVSYYDYYQPEAYVPSSDTYIEKDSSVNDEIDKLRHSATSALLERNDVIVVASVSCIYGLGSPKEYADSVVSLRPSQEISRDQLLNDLVDIQFERNDIDFQRGRFRVRGDVVEIFPASRDEHAFRVEFFGDEIDRIREIESLTGRVLGEVDHLAIFPATHFMTNDEHMEVAIAKIQKEMEEQVKLFETEGKLIEAQRIRQRTEYDVEMLREMGYTSGVENYSRHMDGRSEGEPPYTLLDFFPEDFLIMIDESHMTMGQIKGMYNGDRSRKEMLVNYGFRLPSALDNRPLRREEFESHVHQIVYVSATPGDYEMEQTDTVIEQIIRPTGLLDPEVEVRPTMGQMDDLLGEINTRADKGERTFITTLTKKMAEDLTDYLKEMGVKVKYMHSDIKTLERTEIIRDLRLGVFDVLIGINLLREGIDVPEVSLVAILDADKEGFLRNERGLIQTIGRAARNSQGHVIMYADTVTQSMRRAIDETHRRRQIQMAYNEEHGIIPQTIKKDIRDLIAITKANDSEVAEEAVDYNAMTKSERQEAIKKLQKQMQEAAELLDFELAAQIRDMVLELKAMD